The following nucleotide sequence is from Tardiphaga sp. 709.
CCTGGATCACGGGGTCGTAAGGCGGCGTGGCCCACATGTCGAGCGGGCCTTCCGGCACCACGTCCACATGGCCCTGCATGATCAGCGAGCGGCCCTTTTCCTCGCGCGGATAATGCGTGCCGACCACGATCGGCGCGGTCGAGTGCAGTTCGTCCCATGCGCCGGCGCCGGGATGATGGCCGAGCGCGGCGCGGTCCATCTCGAAGCGCTCCATCTTGTAGCCGCGCGCCTTCATGGCGCGGAACATGAAGTCCTGCATCGTGTGTTCGTTGCCGCGCGTGGAGACGTGGCGCACCATGTCCTGCGTGAACTTGACCTGGGCATCGAAACCCTTGTCGACGGCAGCGATGATCTTGTCGCGAAGTGCGGGATCGAGAGCCATGTGTTTTTCCTTTTCTTGTGAGAGGGCTCAGGCGGTCAGCGCGCGCTCGAGCTTTTCCATGCCTTCGTCGAGGATTTCGTCCTGGGCGGTCAGCGGAACGAGCACGCGGATGGTGTTGAAGTTGACGCCGCAGGACAGCAGGATCAGGCCTTCCTCGGTGGCCTTCTGCGTCACCTTCTTGGTCACTTCGGCGTCCGGCGTGTCAGAGCCGCGCTCCTTGACGATGTCGAAGGCGATCATGGCGCCGACATTGCGGATGCTGGCGATCGGCACGAGATCGTTGCGCTGCTGCATCTTCTTCAGGCGCGTGGTGATGCGCTCGCCGATATGGTTGGCGCGGTCGATCAGCTTCTCTTTCTCGAACACGTCGAGCACGGCCATCGCTGCGGCAATCGCCAGCGGGTTGCCGGCATAGGTGCCGCCGAGGCCGCCCGGATCGGCAGCGTCCATGATCTTAGCCTTGCCGATCACGCCCGACAGCGGGAAGCCGCCGGCGAGGCTCTTCGCCACGGTGATGAGGTCGGGCTTCACGTCGTAATGTTCCATCGCGAACATCTTGCCGGTGCGGCCGTAACCGGTCTGCACTTCGTCGGCGATGAAGACGATTCCATTCTCGTCGCAGATCTTGCGCAGCGCGCGCATCAATTCCGGCGGCGCCTGGTGGAAGCCGCCTTCGCCCTGCACCGGCTCGATGATGATGGCAGCGACACGGGCCGGATCAATGTCGGCCTTGAACAGGAAGCTGAGATACTTGAGCGATTCCTCAACCGTGACATCGAGCGGCGCGGCCGGGAACGGTACGTGCCAGACTTCCGGCATGGCTCCGCCAAAGCCCTTCTTGTACGGGAACACCTTGCCGGTCATGGTCATGGTCATGTGGGTGCGACCATGGAAACCGCCGGTGAAGGCGATCACGCCGGCGCGGCCGGTGGCCGCGCGGGCCATCTTGATGGCGTTCTCGGTCGCTTCGGCGCCGGTGGTGAAGAATGCGGTCTTGGTGGCGCCGTCGATCGGCGCCAGCTTGTTCAGGCGCTCGGCGAGGGTCACGTAGGATTCATACAGCAGCACCTGGAAGCAGGTGTGGGTGAAGTTCTCCATCTGCGCACGCACGGCGGCCATGATGGTCGGATGGCAGTGGCCGGTGTTGAGCACGGCGATGCCGCCAGCGAAGTCGACATAGCGCTTGCCTTCGACGTCCCAGACTTCCGCATTCAGCGCGCGCTGCGCCGAGATCGGAGTGGAATGGCCGATGCCGCGGGGAACAGCGGCCTCGCGGCGTGCGAAGATTTCTGCATTGGTTGGCATTCGAGTTTGTCCTTCAGTTTTTTGGATGTTGTTGGGGTACTGGATGAAGTTAAGCCGAGCGCTGTCGGCTCCCTCTCCCCGTTCTGCACGGGGAGAGGGGTGGGGTAAGAGGCGAGGCACGATCGGTGCTGCGATGTTGCTTTCCCGGGTCGGTACGATCCGAAAATTGTGTGATTGGTGCGAGCCGCGTGCCATGCCCCTCACCCGCCGCGAAGAGGCGGCGACCTCTCCCCGCAAAGAGCGGGGAGAGGTTAAGGAGAGAGTGCGGCGCGCTGCTCATCACCGCGCGGCTTCGAAACCGGCGAGGGTGGAGGTGAGGTTGGCGCCCAGAATGTCGGACAGATATCCGCCTTCCTGAACGAGCACCGTGGGCAGGCCCATGCGCGCCACGGCTTCGCCGATGCGCTTGAAGCCCGGGGTGGTGACTTTCAGAGCCGCCAGCGGATCGTGTTCGGAGGCGTCGAGGCCGAGAGCGAGAACCAGAGCCGTCGGCGCGAATGCCTTGATGGTCTTCTCGGCGACAGCAAGCGCATCGATGAAGCCATCGTCACCGGTGCCGAGCGCGAGCGGAATATTGAGATTGGTGCCGAGGCCGTTGCCTTCGCCCTTCTCATGGGCATAGCCCCAGACAAAGGGGTAATAGCCGACGGGATCGGCATGGATCGACACGGTCAGCACGTCCGGACGCGCATAGAAAATGCCCTGGGTGCCGTTGCCGTGATGCACGTCGACATCGAGGATCGCAACGCGCTCATGCTTGGTGCGCAGATGCTCGGCGGCGATCGCCGAATTGTTCATGAAGCAGAAGCCGCCGGCCATGTCGCGATAGGCGTGGTGGCCGGGCGGGCGGCAGAGCGCATAGACGGCGTCCTCGCCGTCCATCACCATCTGCGCCGCGGTGACGGCGACATCGGTGGACGCGCAGGCACCAAGCCAGGTGCCCGGGCCAATTGGCGCTGCGGTATCGGCGGTGTGCCAGCCGAGCTTGCCGGTGATGTGGGTCGGATAGCTGCCCGCCACGCGGTTCGGGTGGATATTGGCGATCATTTCCGGGCCGTAGTCCGGCAGCTTGATCCATTCTTCCCACGCGCCTTCGAGGAAGCGCAGATATTCCGGCGAGTGCACGCGGGCGCGTGGGCCCTGGCCGAATTCGGTTGGCGCCACTAACGTGTGCTTGCCGTCGGCGAGGCCTTTCAGCAAGCGCTCGGCGCGCTCCGGCTGCTCGGTGGTTTTACGGACCTGACCGCGCACCAGGAAGAACTGCGGATCATGGCTCTTGTGCTTGTCGGAATACACTGCCTTCACGTGGCGGCTCCATTCGTTGAGGAGGGAAGTTCGCGGACCAGCTTGCCGACTTCGCGCCAGGCAGCGCCGATGTGATAGTCGATCCGCGCGGTGATGATGTCGGGGTGACCCTGTTCGAGCACTTCGAGCAGTGCCTCATGGGTCTGCGCAATGCGATGCGGGTCGTCATAGAGCCGGCCGATCAGGCCGATTGTCATGCGGAGTTCCGAAGCGAGATCGTCGAATAATCGCAACAGGCGCTTGCTGCCGGCGATCTCGCAGATCATGCGGTGAAATTTGTAGTCTTCCTCGATCTGCCGGGCATGATCATCGATGCCGGCGGTCTCGTGCATGACGTCGATCTGCCGGCGCAGCATATCGCGATTGGCAGGCGTCATGTTCTTCGAGGCGAGCACGCCGGCATGACATTCGACGCAGATGCGCAGGTCGTAGATCTCGTCGATGTCAGTCGCTTCGAGCTTGCGGACGAAGAAGCCGCGGCGCGGATGCGAGACCAGCAGGCCTTGCTGCTCGAGCAGCCGTGCAGCTTCACGGACAGGGGCGCGGCTGACGCCGAGTTCGCGGGCAATGCCGGCTTCGACGACTTTGGCGCCAGGCAGCAGCTGCCCCTTGATGATGGCCTGGGTCAGGATGCGTGCGACCTGCCCGACAAGATCGGTGTCGGCGAGGGCGGTCAGACCAACTGGAGGAGACATCAAACGCATGCGGGGGACCCGTTTCTTCCCCTGTACAAGAATTAATCGTCGATTGTCGACAGTTTAATCTTGCGAGCTGCCATGCGATTGTGTTTCCTGCCCGCACCTTAAAAAAAGCCGGGAACCGCGCCTGTGAATATGCATGCAAACATTACGCCGACCCTCGATGCCGCCAAGCAGGTCCGTATCGACCTCGCCGCTGCCTATCGCCTGATCCATCGCCTCGGCCTCGATGACAGCATTTATACGCATATCTCGGTGCGCGTCCCCGGCACCAGGACCGCTTCCTGATCAATCCCTATGGCATGCGCTTCGAGGAAGTGACGGCCGGCAACCTCGTCACCGTCGACGTTGACGGTAAAGTTGTCGACGATCCGCTCGGCCTCGGTATCAATCCGGCCGGCTTCACCATTCACAGCGCCGTTCACGCCGCCCGCCACGACGCGCAGTGCGTGCTGCACACGCATACCGTTGCCGGTGTCGCCGTGTCGTGCCTCAAGGACGGTCTGCAGCCGCTGAACCAGTGGTCGATGCAGTTCACCGACCGCATCGCCTATCATGACTTCGAAGGCATCGCGCTGGACCTGTCCGAGCGTGAGCGCCTGGTTGCCGATCTCGGTGACAAGATGGTGTTGATCCTGCGCAATCACGGCCTGCTTACTTGCGGCCGCTCGGTTGGTGAGGCCTTCAAGCTGATGTTCAACATGGAACGTTCCTGCCGCGCGCAGCTCGCGATTCTTTCAACCGGCGCGGAAGTCATTCGCCCGTCCCACGCCATTGCCGCACACACCGCCGGCCAGTATGACCGCGGTTACGACAAGGTGCATGGCACCGAAGGCGGTAAGCCGGACAGCGAGTGGGAGGCCTTCAAGCGCATGCTCGAGCGCACGGACGCCGATTACAAGAATTGACCCGACTTCCGCTACACATCGTCAACTGATCTGGGTTACGTGCCAGCCGGCACTAAGGGGAAAGATATGTTGAAGAAATTTGTATTGGCTTTGGCACTGGCCAGCGTGAGCCCGCTCGCCTTCACGAGCACGATGGCGCTCGCGCAGGAGCCGAAGATGGGCGGCACCATCAATGCGGTGATCCAGCCAGAGCCGCCGGGCCTGATGCTGGCACTCGTCCAGAATGGCCCGACCCAGATGGTCTCGGGCAACATCTATGAAGGCCTGCTGCGCTACAGCAAGACACTGGAGCCGCAGCCGGGTCTCGCCGAGAGCTGGACCATCAGCCCGGATGCGAAAACCTACACGTTCAAGCTCAAGCAGGGCGTGACCTGGCACGACGGCAAGCCGTTCACTGCGGCTGACGTGCTGTTCTCCATCGAGACGCTCAAGGTCACCCACGCGCGCGCGCGCAACAACCTCGTGCAGCTCGACAAGGTCGAGGCGCCGGATGACTACACCGTCGTCTTCACGCTGAAGCAGCCCTTTGGCCCGTTCATCGGCATCTTCGAAGTCGGCTCGATGCCGATCATCCCGAAGCACATCTATGAAGGCAGCGACGTCAAGACCAATCCGGCGAACAACACGCCGATCGGTACCGGCCCGTTCATGTTCAAGGAATGGAAGAAGGGCTCGTTCATCCAGCTGGTGAAGAACCCGAACTACCACGTCCAGGGCAAGCCCTATATCGACGGCATCTACTGGCAGATCATTCCTGACGCCGCCGCGCGTTCGGTGGCCTACGAGACCGGCAAGGTCGATGTTCTGCCCGGCGGTTCGATCGAGAACTTCGACGTGCCGCGCGTTAGCAAGCTGCCGAACACCTGCGTCACCGGCGACGGCTGGGAGTTCTTCTCGCCGATGGCCTGGATGTGGCTGAACAACCGCACCCCCGTGCTCGCCAACAAGAAGGTTCGTCAGGCGATCATGTACGCGGTGGATCGCGAATTCGCGCGCGACGTGATCTGGAACGGTCTCGGAAAAGTCGCTACCGGCCCGTCCTCGTCGGCGATCAAGTTCTACACCGACAACGTGCAGAAGTACCCGTACGATCCGGCCAAGGCCAAAGCGCTGCTGAAGGAAGCCGGCTACAAGGGCGAGAAGGTCCGCCTGATGCCGCTGCCTTACGGCGAAACCTGGTCGCGCTGGGGTGAGGCTGTGAAGCAGAACCTTGTCGACGTCGGCATGAATATTGAGACCATCGCCACCGACGTTCCCGGCTCGAACCAGAAGAACAGTGAATGGGATTACGACATCTCGTTCACCTATCTGTATCAGTATGGTGATCCGGCTCTCGGCGTCGGCCGCAACTATGTGACGAGCGCGATCGCCAAGGGCCAGCTCTTCAACAACCTCGAGGGATACTCCAATCCTGAGGTCGACAAGCTGTTCGAAGAGGGCGCCGTCGCAACGCCGGATTCGAAGCGCAAGGAAATCTACGAGAAGGTCCAGAAGATCCTCGTCGAGGACGTCCCCGTGGCATGGCAGCTTGAATTGCAGTTCCCGACCATCACCAACTGCAAGATCAAGAACCTGATCACGACCGGTATCGGCGTCAATGACGGCTTCCGCGACGCCTGGATCGACAAGTAAGCTTTCAGCCTGATGCCCGTGACGATCTCTGGGATCGTCACGGGTTTTCTTTGTGTACTCTGACCTGAATGCGATGGACCTCTGATGCTGTCATTCGTTGCCCAGAGGATCGTGAAGGGCGTGTTCGTCCTGATTGCGATCATCGTGATGAACTTCTTCCTGATCCGTCTTGCGCCCGGAGATCCCGCAGCGGTGATGGCCGGCGAGGCCGGCGCCAGCGATGCGCAATTCGTCCAGCAGCTGCGCGAAAAGTTCTCACTGGATAAGCCGCTGCCGGAGCAGCTGTTCATTTACGTGAAGGGTGTCGTCACCCTCGACCTCGGTTTCTCGTTCCGCCAGCAGATGCCGGTCGCGAAGCTGATCGCCGAGCGGTTGCCGGCGACGCTGCTGCTGACGCTGACGGCGTTCGGCATATCGCTGTTGCTGGGCATCACATTCGGCACGCTGGCCGCAAGATTTGCGGGGACATGGGCGGACACCGCCATCACTGTCTCGGCGCTGCTGTTCTATGCCACGCCGATCTTCTGGGTCGCGCTGATGTCGATCCTGCTGTTCTCGGTCTATCTCGGCTGGCTGCCGAGCTTCGGCTACGAGACTATCGGCGCGAACTACACCGGGCTTGCGCATGTCAAGGACGTGGCCCTGCATCTGGTGATGCCGGCGATGACCATCGGCCTGTTCTTCATGGCGACCTATACGCGCATGACGCGCGCCTCGATGCTTGAGGTCAAGCGGCTGGATTTCGTCAAGACCGCCCGCGCCAAGGGCCTGCGCGACAATATCATCCAGCGCCGCCACGTGCTGCGCAACGCGCTGCTGCCGGTGGTGACGCTGGCCGGCGTCCACTCCGGTACGCTGGTCGGCGGCGCCGTGCTCACCGAGACGGTGTTTGCATGGCCCGGCATCGGCCGGTTGCTCTATGAGGCACTCTTGCAACGCGATTATAACCTTCTGCTCGGCGTCTTCGTGGTCTGCTCGGCGATGGTCCTGATCTTCAACCTCGTCACCGACCTCGTTTATCGACTGGTCGATCCACGCATCGAGTTTGCATCATGAAGAAGTTCTGGAAATTGATGCTGCGCAATCCCGGCGGCCTTATCGGTTTGGTCATCATCACGATTGCGATCTTCATCGCGCTGTTCGGGCAGATGATCTTCCCGACCTCGCCCTGGCGGATGGTGCAGCGGCCGTTCCTGCCGCCCTTCACCAATCCGATGGTGACCCTCGGCACCGATGCGCTCGGCCGCGACGTGTTTGCCGGGCTGATCTATGGCGCCCGCGTATCGCTGCTGGTCGGTCTCGTCTCGACCACGGTGGCGCTGACCATCGGCGTGCCGCTCGGCGCCATCGCCGGCTATTTCGGCGGCAAGGTCGACGACGCCCTGATGCGCTTCACCGAGTTTTTCCAGACCATTCCCAGCTTCCCGCTGGCCATCGTGCTGGTGGCGATCCTGCAGCCGTCGATCTATTCCATCGTTGGCTCCATCGCTATCGTGTCGTGGCCGCCGGTGGCGCGTCTGGTGCGCGGCGAGGTGCTGTCGCTGCGTACGCGCGAATATGTTCAGGCCGCGATCGTCACCGGCCAGAGCAATACCTGGATCATCTCGCGCGAGATCCTGCCGAACGCG
It contains:
- the gabT gene encoding 4-aminobutyrate--2-oxoglutarate transaminase, producing MPTNAEIFARREAAVPRGIGHSTPISAQRALNAEVWDVEGKRYVDFAGGIAVLNTGHCHPTIMAAVRAQMENFTHTCFQVLLYESYVTLAERLNKLAPIDGATKTAFFTTGAEATENAIKMARAATGRAGVIAFTGGFHGRTHMTMTMTGKVFPYKKGFGGAMPEVWHVPFPAAPLDVTVEESLKYLSFLFKADIDPARVAAIIIEPVQGEGGFHQAPPELMRALRKICDENGIVFIADEVQTGYGRTGKMFAMEHYDVKPDLITVAKSLAGGFPLSGVIGKAKIMDAADPGGLGGTYAGNPLAIAAAMAVLDVFEKEKLIDRANHIGERITTRLKKMQQRNDLVPIASIRNVGAMIAFDIVKERGSDTPDAEVTKKVTQKATEEGLILLSCGVNFNTIRVLVPLTAQDEILDEGMEKLERALTA
- a CDS encoding histone deacetylase family protein, producing MKAVYSDKHKSHDPQFFLVRGQVRKTTEQPERAERLLKGLADGKHTLVAPTEFGQGPRARVHSPEYLRFLEGAWEEWIKLPDYGPEMIANIHPNRVAGSYPTHITGKLGWHTADTAAPIGPGTWLGACASTDVAVTAAQMVMDGEDAVYALCRPPGHHAYRDMAGGFCFMNNSAIAAEHLRTKHERVAILDVDVHHGNGTQGIFYARPDVLTVSIHADPVGYYPFVWGYAHEKGEGNGLGTNLNIPLALGTGDDGFIDALAVAEKTIKAFAPTALVLALGLDASEHDPLAALKVTTPGFKRIGEAVARMGLPTVLVQEGGYLSDILGANLTSTLAGFEAAR
- a CDS encoding GntR family transcriptional regulator; its protein translation is MSPPVGLTALADTDLVGQVARILTQAIIKGQLLPGAKVVEAGIARELGVSRAPVREAARLLEQQGLLVSHPRRGFFVRKLEATDIDEIYDLRICVECHAGVLASKNMTPANRDMLRRQIDVMHETAGIDDHARQIEEDYKFHRMICEIAGSKRLLRLFDDLASELRMTIGLIGRLYDDPHRIAQTHEALLEVLEQGHPDIITARIDYHIGAAWREVGKLVRELPSSTNGAAT
- a CDS encoding ABC transporter substrate-binding protein, coding for MLKKFVLALALASVSPLAFTSTMALAQEPKMGGTINAVIQPEPPGLMLALVQNGPTQMVSGNIYEGLLRYSKTLEPQPGLAESWTISPDAKTYTFKLKQGVTWHDGKPFTAADVLFSIETLKVTHARARNNLVQLDKVEAPDDYTVVFTLKQPFGPFIGIFEVGSMPIIPKHIYEGSDVKTNPANNTPIGTGPFMFKEWKKGSFIQLVKNPNYHVQGKPYIDGIYWQIIPDAAARSVAYETGKVDVLPGGSIENFDVPRVSKLPNTCVTGDGWEFFSPMAWMWLNNRTPVLANKKVRQAIMYAVDREFARDVIWNGLGKVATGPSSSAIKFYTDNVQKYPYDPAKAKALLKEAGYKGEKVRLMPLPYGETWSRWGEAVKQNLVDVGMNIETIATDVPGSNQKNSEWDYDISFTYLYQYGDPALGVGRNYVTSAIAKGQLFNNLEGYSNPEVDKLFEEGAVATPDSKRKEIYEKVQKILVEDVPVAWQLELQFPTITNCKIKNLITTGIGVNDGFRDAWIDK
- a CDS encoding ABC transporter permease — encoded protein: MLSFVAQRIVKGVFVLIAIIVMNFFLIRLAPGDPAAVMAGEAGASDAQFVQQLREKFSLDKPLPEQLFIYVKGVVTLDLGFSFRQQMPVAKLIAERLPATLLLTLTAFGISLLLGITFGTLAARFAGTWADTAITVSALLFYATPIFWVALMSILLFSVYLGWLPSFGYETIGANYTGLAHVKDVALHLVMPAMTIGLFFMATYTRMTRASMLEVKRLDFVKTARAKGLRDNIIQRRHVLRNALLPVVTLAGVHSGTLVGGAVLTETVFAWPGIGRLLYEALLQRDYNLLLGVFVVCSAMVLIFNLVTDLVYRLVDPRIEFAS
- a CDS encoding ABC transporter permease codes for the protein MKKFWKLMLRNPGGLIGLVIITIAIFIALFGQMIFPTSPWRMVQRPFLPPFTNPMVTLGTDALGRDVFAGLIYGARVSLLVGLVSTTVALTIGVPLGAIAGYFGGKVDDALMRFTEFFQTIPSFPLAIVLVAILQPSIYSIVGSIAIVSWPPVARLVRGEVLSLRTREYVQAAIVTGQSNTWIISREILPNALSPVIVLASLMVANAILLESSLSFLGLGDPNLMSWGYMVGAGRTVIRQAWWITVFPGVAILISVLGMNLIGEGLNDALNPRLAKDSR